From the Scatophagus argus isolate fScaArg1 chromosome 21, fScaArg1.pri, whole genome shotgun sequence genome, one window contains:
- the l3mbtl2 gene encoding lethal(3)malignant brain tumor-like protein 2 isoform X3 yields MPYHCVAYGCGKTAEDGVTLFKFPKDPEEFRKWEKQVQRTRSQWVATPNSYLCSEHFGKEYFEPKPFTGTLKLRPGAAPTVFVRPHCQSCSGVGCSKCLPTIQQRGVTAEPKELSAEYDEMVSIPFQPSGDTDNEEHLTGGGVKPKEKNREERPVVCEMCGSTGNISTFFSKTKRFCSASCSRSYSSNSKKSSILARLQRLDCTGSLKASTSLLYQGKPPTKKAIVLNKVNKTPPTPTGLDGSSAGFEWETYLEKEESLAASVSCFRHAPLCAQWDDVIVGMKVEVLNTNAVLPSKVYWIATVIRVAGYKALLRYEGFEHDTSHDFWCSLVSGELNPIGWCAMTSKLLVPPQDVKQNISDWKEYLMTKMVGANTLPVDFYLKLADGMKTSFRIGMRVEVVDPKHVSRTRVAIIESIIGGRLQLVYVDQSDAPENTISDFWCHMWSPLLHPIGWSSKVGHLSKAPVKSVEAAASAWRGNSDSTFLLFKKPRFVYIEGAFFEEGMKLEAIDPLNLGSICVTTVHKVLLDGYLMVSVKRMTSLSRYHKDYPGHGFSPDMKLEAVDLMEPRLVCVATVKRCVGRLLLIHFDGWEDEFDQWIDHQSPDIYPVGWCELVGYQLQPPPGLVDLIENQTAQNKKSKSSPYGKKKKRNAKKRLSQDQAKDDGQQSEVIDTEAPLIQPKTEPEEQEIFAVQVKVEEMEMETPIDPPDNLKQVPLGMIKQEEGGEPSTSGLPKPLKKCSLENTAQKKTSVEKNDNRKSSGVEKSQKLDQDEGSHGEDSVMEEISESNTE; encoded by the exons ATGCCCTACCACTGTGTGGCCTATGGATGTGGCAAAACTGCAGAAGATGGTGTGACGCTTTTTAAATTCCCCAAGGACCCTGAGGAGTTTCGCAAATGGGAGAAGCAGGTTCAGCGCACCCGCTCCCAGTGGGTCGCCACTCCCAACTCATACCTCTGCAGCGAGCATTTTGGCAAGGAGTACTTTGAGCCCAAACCATTCACAGGCACTCTGAAGCTGAGGCCAGGAGCTGCTCCTACAGTCTTTGTCCGTCCTCACTGTCAGTCCTGCAGCGGAGTGGGCTGTAGTAAGTGCCTGCCTACTATACAACAGCGGGGTGTTACAGCTGAACCAAAAGAGCTTAGT gCAGAATACGATGAAATGGTGTCCATTCCATTCCAGCCATCTGGGGATACTGATAACGAAGAACATTTGACAGGAGGAGGGGTGAAACCCAAAGAAAAAAACCGAGAAGAACGACCAG TGGTGTGTGAGATGTGTGGCAGCACTGGCAATATCAGCACCTTCTTTTCAAAAACCAAACGTTTCTGCAGTGCATCCTGTTCACGGTCCTATTCATCAAACTCCAAGAAGTCCTCCATACTGGCACGTCTGCAG AGGCTGGACTGTACAGGCTCCCTCAAAGCTTCTACATCTCTCTTATATCAG gGAAAGCCCCCCACGAAAAAAGCCATAGTGCTGAATAAGGTGAACAAAACCCCTCCGACCCCAACAGGACTGGATG GGTCTTCTGCAGGTTTTGAGTGGGAAACCTACTTGGAGAAGGAAGAATCTTTGGCTGCGTCAGTGTCCTGCTTCAGACAT GCGCCCCTGTGTGCACAGTGGGATGACGTCATTGTGGGAATGAAGGTGGAGGTCCTGAACACAAACGCAGTCCTGCCCAGCAAAGTCTACTGGATTGCTACTGTCATCCGCGTCGCAG GATACAAAGCCCTGTTGAGATATGAAGGCTTTGAGCATGACACCAGCCATGACTTCTGGTGCAGCTTGGTTTCAGGAGAGCTGAACCCCATTGGATGGTGTGCCATGACAAGCAAGCTGCTGGTGCCACCACAAG ATGTGAAGCAGAACATCTCAGACTGGAAAGAGTATCTGATGACAAAGATGGTGGGGGCCAACACTCTACCTGTTGACTTTTACCTGAAG CTGGCAGACGGCATGAAGACCTCTTTCAGAATAGGTATGCGTGTGGAGGTGGTAGACCCCAAACATGTGAGTCGGACCCGCGTGGCCATCATAGAGTCAATTATTGGTGGTCGCCTGCAGCTGGTGTACGTGGACCAAAGCGATGCCCCCGAAAACACCATCTCTGACTTCTGGTGCCACATGTGGAGTCCCCTCCTGCACCCAATAGGCTGGTCCAGCAAAGTGGGTCACCTCAGTAAAGCACCTG TAAAAAGTGTGGAAGCGGCTGCCAGTGCTTGGAGGGGTAACTCCGACAGTACGTTCCTACTCTTTAAAAAG CCCAGGTTTGTCTACATTGAGGGAGCATTCTTTGAGGAAGGAATGAAGCTGGAGGCCATTGACCCTCTTAACCTGGGAAGTATCTGTGTGACCACGGTACACAAA gTGCTGTTAGATGGCTACCTGATG GTTTCTGTAAAAAGAATGACATCCCTCTCACGGTACCACAAG GACTACCCGGGTCACGGTTTTTCCCCCGACATGAAGCTGGAGGCAGTGGACTTGATGGAGCCGCGCCTGGTGTGTGTGGCCACCGTGAAGCGCTGTGTGGGCCGTCTGCTGCTCATCCACTTTGACGGCTGGGAGGACGAGTTCGACCAGTGGATCGACCATCAGTCCCCAGACATCTACCCCGTTGGCTGGTGCGAGCTCGTGGGCTACCAGCTCCAGCCGCCTCCTGGACTCG TTGATTTAATCGAAAACCAGACGGCACAGAATAAGAAAAGCAAGTCCTCTCCATATGGGAAAAAGA AaaagagaaatgcaaaaaagagaCTCTCACAGGACCAGGCTAAAGATGACGGGCAGCAGTCTGAGGTCATTGACACTGAAGCGCCTCTCATCCAGCCCAAGACTGAgccagaggagcaggaga TCTTTGCAGTGCAGGTGAAAGtagaggagatggagatggagactCCCATTGATCCTCCAGACAACCTCAAACAAGTCCCTCTGGGTATGATcaaacaggaggagggaggggagccGAGTACATCAGGACTACCAAAGCCACTGAAGAAGTGCAGCttggaaaacacagcacagaaaaagacGAGTGTGGAGAAGAATGATAACAGAAAAAGCAGTGGAGTAGAAAAGAGTCAAAAGTTGGACCAAGACGAGGGGAGCCATGGAGAGGACAGCGTCATGGAGGAAATTTCAGAGAGCAATACAGAGTAG
- the l3mbtl2 gene encoding lethal(3)malignant brain tumor-like protein 2 isoform X2, whose protein sequence is MPYHCVAYGCGKTAEDGVTLFKFPKDPEEFRKWEKQVQRTRSQWVATPNSYLCSEHFGKEYFEPKPFTGTLKLRPGAAPTVFVRPHCQSCSGVGCSKCLPTIQQRGVTAEPKELSAEYDEMVSIPFQPSGDTDNEEHLTGGGVKPKEKNREERPVVCEMCGSTGNISTFFSKTKRFCSASCSRSYSSNSKKSSILARLQGKPPTKKAIVLNKVNKTPPTPTGLDGSSAGFEWETYLEKEESLAASVSCFRHAPLCAQWDDVIVGMKVEVLNTNAVLPSKVYWIATVIRVAGYKALLRYEGFEHDTSHDFWCSLVSGELNPIGWCAMTSKLLVPPQDVKQNISDWKEYLMTKMVGANTLPVDFYLKLADGMKTSFRIGMRVEVVDPKHVSRTRVAIIESIIGGRLQLVYVDQSDAPENTISDFWCHMWSPLLHPIGWSSKVGHLSKAPVKSVEAAASAWRGNSDSTFLLFKKPRFVYIEGAFFEEGMKLEAIDPLNLGSICVTTVHKVLLDGYLMVGIDGTISDNGSDWFCYHASSHAILPVGFCKKNDIPLTVPQGYDSQTFTWDKYLKETEAKAAPAYLFNTDYPGHGFSPDMKLEAVDLMEPRLVCVATVKRCVGRLLLIHFDGWEDEFDQWIDHQSPDIYPVGWCELVGYQLQPPPGLVDLIENQTAQNKKSKSSPYGKKKKRNAKKRLSQDQAKDDGQQSEVIDTEAPLIQPKTEPEEQEIFAVQVKVEEMEMETPIDPPDNLKQVPLGMIKQEEGGEPSTSGLPKPLKKCSLENTAQKKTSVEKNDNRKSSGVEKSQKLDQDEGSHGEDSVMEEISESNTE, encoded by the exons ATGCCCTACCACTGTGTGGCCTATGGATGTGGCAAAACTGCAGAAGATGGTGTGACGCTTTTTAAATTCCCCAAGGACCCTGAGGAGTTTCGCAAATGGGAGAAGCAGGTTCAGCGCACCCGCTCCCAGTGGGTCGCCACTCCCAACTCATACCTCTGCAGCGAGCATTTTGGCAAGGAGTACTTTGAGCCCAAACCATTCACAGGCACTCTGAAGCTGAGGCCAGGAGCTGCTCCTACAGTCTTTGTCCGTCCTCACTGTCAGTCCTGCAGCGGAGTGGGCTGTAGTAAGTGCCTGCCTACTATACAACAGCGGGGTGTTACAGCTGAACCAAAAGAGCTTAGT gCAGAATACGATGAAATGGTGTCCATTCCATTCCAGCCATCTGGGGATACTGATAACGAAGAACATTTGACAGGAGGAGGGGTGAAACCCAAAGAAAAAAACCGAGAAGAACGACCAG TGGTGTGTGAGATGTGTGGCAGCACTGGCAATATCAGCACCTTCTTTTCAAAAACCAAACGTTTCTGCAGTGCATCCTGTTCACGGTCCTATTCATCAAACTCCAAGAAGTCCTCCATACTGGCACGTCTGCAG gGAAAGCCCCCCACGAAAAAAGCCATAGTGCTGAATAAGGTGAACAAAACCCCTCCGACCCCAACAGGACTGGATG GGTCTTCTGCAGGTTTTGAGTGGGAAACCTACTTGGAGAAGGAAGAATCTTTGGCTGCGTCAGTGTCCTGCTTCAGACAT GCGCCCCTGTGTGCACAGTGGGATGACGTCATTGTGGGAATGAAGGTGGAGGTCCTGAACACAAACGCAGTCCTGCCCAGCAAAGTCTACTGGATTGCTACTGTCATCCGCGTCGCAG GATACAAAGCCCTGTTGAGATATGAAGGCTTTGAGCATGACACCAGCCATGACTTCTGGTGCAGCTTGGTTTCAGGAGAGCTGAACCCCATTGGATGGTGTGCCATGACAAGCAAGCTGCTGGTGCCACCACAAG ATGTGAAGCAGAACATCTCAGACTGGAAAGAGTATCTGATGACAAAGATGGTGGGGGCCAACACTCTACCTGTTGACTTTTACCTGAAG CTGGCAGACGGCATGAAGACCTCTTTCAGAATAGGTATGCGTGTGGAGGTGGTAGACCCCAAACATGTGAGTCGGACCCGCGTGGCCATCATAGAGTCAATTATTGGTGGTCGCCTGCAGCTGGTGTACGTGGACCAAAGCGATGCCCCCGAAAACACCATCTCTGACTTCTGGTGCCACATGTGGAGTCCCCTCCTGCACCCAATAGGCTGGTCCAGCAAAGTGGGTCACCTCAGTAAAGCACCTG TAAAAAGTGTGGAAGCGGCTGCCAGTGCTTGGAGGGGTAACTCCGACAGTACGTTCCTACTCTTTAAAAAG CCCAGGTTTGTCTACATTGAGGGAGCATTCTTTGAGGAAGGAATGAAGCTGGAGGCCATTGACCCTCTTAACCTGGGAAGTATCTGTGTGACCACGGTACACAAA gTGCTGTTAGATGGCTACCTGATGGTGGGTATTGATGGCACCATATCAGACAACGGCTCTGACTGGTTTTGTTACCACGCCTCATCTCATGCCATCCTTCCTGTAGGTTTCTGTAAAAAGAATGACATCCCTCTCACGGTACCACAAG GTTATGACTCTCAGACCTTCACTTGGGACAAATACCTGAAGGAGACCGAAGCTAAAGCTGCACCAGCGTATCTGTTCAACACT GACTACCCGGGTCACGGTTTTTCCCCCGACATGAAGCTGGAGGCAGTGGACTTGATGGAGCCGCGCCTGGTGTGTGTGGCCACCGTGAAGCGCTGTGTGGGCCGTCTGCTGCTCATCCACTTTGACGGCTGGGAGGACGAGTTCGACCAGTGGATCGACCATCAGTCCCCAGACATCTACCCCGTTGGCTGGTGCGAGCTCGTGGGCTACCAGCTCCAGCCGCCTCCTGGACTCG TTGATTTAATCGAAAACCAGACGGCACAGAATAAGAAAAGCAAGTCCTCTCCATATGGGAAAAAGA AaaagagaaatgcaaaaaagagaCTCTCACAGGACCAGGCTAAAGATGACGGGCAGCAGTCTGAGGTCATTGACACTGAAGCGCCTCTCATCCAGCCCAAGACTGAgccagaggagcaggaga TCTTTGCAGTGCAGGTGAAAGtagaggagatggagatggagactCCCATTGATCCTCCAGACAACCTCAAACAAGTCCCTCTGGGTATGATcaaacaggaggagggaggggagccGAGTACATCAGGACTACCAAAGCCACTGAAGAAGTGCAGCttggaaaacacagcacagaaaaagacGAGTGTGGAGAAGAATGATAACAGAAAAAGCAGTGGAGTAGAAAAGAGTCAAAAGTTGGACCAAGACGAGGGGAGCCATGGAGAGGACAGCGTCATGGAGGAAATTTCAGAGAGCAATACAGAGTAG
- the l3mbtl2 gene encoding lethal(3)malignant brain tumor-like protein 2 isoform X1 — MPYHCVAYGCGKTAEDGVTLFKFPKDPEEFRKWEKQVQRTRSQWVATPNSYLCSEHFGKEYFEPKPFTGTLKLRPGAAPTVFVRPHCQSCSGVGCSKCLPTIQQRGVTAEPKELSAEYDEMVSIPFQPSGDTDNEEHLTGGGVKPKEKNREERPVVCEMCGSTGNISTFFSKTKRFCSASCSRSYSSNSKKSSILARLQRLDCTGSLKASTSLLYQGKPPTKKAIVLNKVNKTPPTPTGLDGSSAGFEWETYLEKEESLAASVSCFRHAPLCAQWDDVIVGMKVEVLNTNAVLPSKVYWIATVIRVAGYKALLRYEGFEHDTSHDFWCSLVSGELNPIGWCAMTSKLLVPPQDVKQNISDWKEYLMTKMVGANTLPVDFYLKLADGMKTSFRIGMRVEVVDPKHVSRTRVAIIESIIGGRLQLVYVDQSDAPENTISDFWCHMWSPLLHPIGWSSKVGHLSKAPVKSVEAAASAWRGNSDSTFLLFKKPRFVYIEGAFFEEGMKLEAIDPLNLGSICVTTVHKVLLDGYLMVGIDGTISDNGSDWFCYHASSHAILPVGFCKKNDIPLTVPQGYDSQTFTWDKYLKETEAKAAPAYLFNTDYPGHGFSPDMKLEAVDLMEPRLVCVATVKRCVGRLLLIHFDGWEDEFDQWIDHQSPDIYPVGWCELVGYQLQPPPGLVDLIENQTAQNKKSKSSPYGKKKKRNAKKRLSQDQAKDDGQQSEVIDTEAPLIQPKTEPEEQEIFAVQVKVEEMEMETPIDPPDNLKQVPLGMIKQEEGGEPSTSGLPKPLKKCSLENTAQKKTSVEKNDNRKSSGVEKSQKLDQDEGSHGEDSVMEEISESNTE, encoded by the exons ATGCCCTACCACTGTGTGGCCTATGGATGTGGCAAAACTGCAGAAGATGGTGTGACGCTTTTTAAATTCCCCAAGGACCCTGAGGAGTTTCGCAAATGGGAGAAGCAGGTTCAGCGCACCCGCTCCCAGTGGGTCGCCACTCCCAACTCATACCTCTGCAGCGAGCATTTTGGCAAGGAGTACTTTGAGCCCAAACCATTCACAGGCACTCTGAAGCTGAGGCCAGGAGCTGCTCCTACAGTCTTTGTCCGTCCTCACTGTCAGTCCTGCAGCGGAGTGGGCTGTAGTAAGTGCCTGCCTACTATACAACAGCGGGGTGTTACAGCTGAACCAAAAGAGCTTAGT gCAGAATACGATGAAATGGTGTCCATTCCATTCCAGCCATCTGGGGATACTGATAACGAAGAACATTTGACAGGAGGAGGGGTGAAACCCAAAGAAAAAAACCGAGAAGAACGACCAG TGGTGTGTGAGATGTGTGGCAGCACTGGCAATATCAGCACCTTCTTTTCAAAAACCAAACGTTTCTGCAGTGCATCCTGTTCACGGTCCTATTCATCAAACTCCAAGAAGTCCTCCATACTGGCACGTCTGCAG AGGCTGGACTGTACAGGCTCCCTCAAAGCTTCTACATCTCTCTTATATCAG gGAAAGCCCCCCACGAAAAAAGCCATAGTGCTGAATAAGGTGAACAAAACCCCTCCGACCCCAACAGGACTGGATG GGTCTTCTGCAGGTTTTGAGTGGGAAACCTACTTGGAGAAGGAAGAATCTTTGGCTGCGTCAGTGTCCTGCTTCAGACAT GCGCCCCTGTGTGCACAGTGGGATGACGTCATTGTGGGAATGAAGGTGGAGGTCCTGAACACAAACGCAGTCCTGCCCAGCAAAGTCTACTGGATTGCTACTGTCATCCGCGTCGCAG GATACAAAGCCCTGTTGAGATATGAAGGCTTTGAGCATGACACCAGCCATGACTTCTGGTGCAGCTTGGTTTCAGGAGAGCTGAACCCCATTGGATGGTGTGCCATGACAAGCAAGCTGCTGGTGCCACCACAAG ATGTGAAGCAGAACATCTCAGACTGGAAAGAGTATCTGATGACAAAGATGGTGGGGGCCAACACTCTACCTGTTGACTTTTACCTGAAG CTGGCAGACGGCATGAAGACCTCTTTCAGAATAGGTATGCGTGTGGAGGTGGTAGACCCCAAACATGTGAGTCGGACCCGCGTGGCCATCATAGAGTCAATTATTGGTGGTCGCCTGCAGCTGGTGTACGTGGACCAAAGCGATGCCCCCGAAAACACCATCTCTGACTTCTGGTGCCACATGTGGAGTCCCCTCCTGCACCCAATAGGCTGGTCCAGCAAAGTGGGTCACCTCAGTAAAGCACCTG TAAAAAGTGTGGAAGCGGCTGCCAGTGCTTGGAGGGGTAACTCCGACAGTACGTTCCTACTCTTTAAAAAG CCCAGGTTTGTCTACATTGAGGGAGCATTCTTTGAGGAAGGAATGAAGCTGGAGGCCATTGACCCTCTTAACCTGGGAAGTATCTGTGTGACCACGGTACACAAA gTGCTGTTAGATGGCTACCTGATGGTGGGTATTGATGGCACCATATCAGACAACGGCTCTGACTGGTTTTGTTACCACGCCTCATCTCATGCCATCCTTCCTGTAGGTTTCTGTAAAAAGAATGACATCCCTCTCACGGTACCACAAG GTTATGACTCTCAGACCTTCACTTGGGACAAATACCTGAAGGAGACCGAAGCTAAAGCTGCACCAGCGTATCTGTTCAACACT GACTACCCGGGTCACGGTTTTTCCCCCGACATGAAGCTGGAGGCAGTGGACTTGATGGAGCCGCGCCTGGTGTGTGTGGCCACCGTGAAGCGCTGTGTGGGCCGTCTGCTGCTCATCCACTTTGACGGCTGGGAGGACGAGTTCGACCAGTGGATCGACCATCAGTCCCCAGACATCTACCCCGTTGGCTGGTGCGAGCTCGTGGGCTACCAGCTCCAGCCGCCTCCTGGACTCG TTGATTTAATCGAAAACCAGACGGCACAGAATAAGAAAAGCAAGTCCTCTCCATATGGGAAAAAGA AaaagagaaatgcaaaaaagagaCTCTCACAGGACCAGGCTAAAGATGACGGGCAGCAGTCTGAGGTCATTGACACTGAAGCGCCTCTCATCCAGCCCAAGACTGAgccagaggagcaggaga TCTTTGCAGTGCAGGTGAAAGtagaggagatggagatggagactCCCATTGATCCTCCAGACAACCTCAAACAAGTCCCTCTGGGTATGATcaaacaggaggagggaggggagccGAGTACATCAGGACTACCAAAGCCACTGAAGAAGTGCAGCttggaaaacacagcacagaaaaagacGAGTGTGGAGAAGAATGATAACAGAAAAAGCAGTGGAGTAGAAAAGAGTCAAAAGTTGGACCAAGACGAGGGGAGCCATGGAGAGGACAGCGTCATGGAGGAAATTTCAGAGAGCAATACAGAGTAG
- the chadlb gene encoding chondroadherin-like b, which produces MYSQLCPDTLWVLRLSLLLLCIPAAHTAKCPQQCVCDQIQLTVTCVNKNLTQVPPTVDEITVKLDLRGNDIQELPTGAFKHTPYLTHLSLQRCNIRRVKEGAFRGLGRLVFLNLASNNIEILYQESFDGLSSLKQLMIDRNRVEEIQPGAFSQLGFLNLLSLTHNQLVYIPNMAFQGLQNIKWLRLSHNSLNYLDIEAFAGLFTLTRLSLDHNELQFFPTETMTRLPEVTRLDLSYNPMTYLGEDMVSMAKLTHLFLDHMSLQDIANTAVSKSPSLIHLDISYNQLRVMQPFSEGSPKLARLNLAGNPIYCNCYLRPLRQWAIQNKVKLMGTCGGPAHMVGENLEAIYPSELRCQSQEAMLKAEFEEATRITPPPTEEPENKIKCPANCVCESETHHSSCENRGHTKVPRGFSPSTRLLDLRGNHFHYIPRNSFPGVAQVVSLHLQRCKIVEVEGGAFSGMKGLIYLYLSENDLTSLSPDAFKGLPQLTYLHLEKNRFTSFPKEAFKLVPSLLALHLEDNAITKLELDTLTGAEGLRALYLTGNSISHVSPRALDQARDLDTLHLGGNKLNEVPTEALSKAGNLRDLRLSGNSIRWVGPNAFRPLERSLKELYLDNMGLEKMSQNSLAGLGPGLRSLFLEGNQLEELPDLHLLTSLEVINLADNPLMCDCPLLPLRLWIEKVNLKVRATCGNPPELKGRKVKDVHVFRVCPGGENLPPAPATTPKPAKAPKATKPKPMHINSLRQVKMPRAKSKIRKSPNTKAAAAKKTTKRRSMA; this is translated from the exons ATGTACTCGCAGCTCTGTCCCGACACCCTCTGGGTCCTGCGGCTcagcctgctgctcctctgcatccctgctgcacacacagcaaaatgtcCACAGCAGTGCGTCTGCGACCAGATCCAGCTCACTGTGACTTGCGTCAACAAGAACCTGACCCAAGTTCCTCCCACTGTAGACGAG ATCACAGTGAAATTAGATCTTCGAGGCAACGACATCCAGGAACTCCCCACTGGGGCTTTCAAACACACTCCCTACCTGACTCACCTGTCGCTGCAGCGCTGCAACATCCGCAGGGTGAAGGAAGGGGCTTTCCGGGGCCTGGGACGCCTGGTCTTCCTCAACTTGGCCAGCAACAACATTGAGATCCTCTATCAg GAATCATTCGACGGTTTGTCCTCGCTGAAGCAGCTCATGATCGACCGTAACCGTGTGGAGGAGATCCAGCCTGGAGCTTTCTCTCAGCTCGGCTTCCTCAACCTGCTCTCCCTTACACACAACCAGCTGGTCTACATCCCCAACATGGCCttccag GGCCTGCAGAACATCAAATGGCTTCGTTTGAGTCACAACTCTCTGAACTACCTGGACATTGAGGCCTTCGCTGGTCTGTTCACGCTCACCCGTCTCAGTCTGGACCACAACGAGCTGCAGTTCTTCCCCACTGAGACCATGACCAG ACTGCCAGAGGTGACCCGTCTTGATCTGAGCTACAACCCAATGACTTACCTCGGGGAGGATATGGTGTCCATGGCCAAACTGACACATCTCTTCCTGGACCACATGTCCCTGCAGGACATAGCCAACACAGCTGTATCCAAATCACCCAGCCTCATCCACCTGGACATCAGTTACAACCAGCTACGTGTCATGCAGCCCTTCTCTGAAGGTTCACCCAAGCTGGCACGTCTCAACCTGGCAGGGAACCCCATCTACTGTAACTGCTACCTGCGTCCACTCAG GCAGTGGGCGATTCAAAACAAGGTGAAGCTGATGGGAACATGTGGAGGACCGGCCCATATGGTAGGAGAGAACCTGGAGGCCATTTACCCTTCTGAGCTGCGCTGTCAGAGCCAAGAGGCCATGTTGAAGGCAGAGTTTGAGGAGGCAACCAGGATCACTCCACCACCAACTGAAGAGCCTGAGAACAAGATTAAGTGTCCTGCCAACTGTGTTTGCGAG TCTGAGACACATCACTCCTCTTGTGAGAACCGCGGCCACACCAAAGTTCCTCGTGGCTTTTCTCCCAGCACCCGTCTCCTTGACCTGCGTGGCAACCACTTCCACTACATCCCTCGCAACAGCTTCCCTGGTGTTGCCCAGGTGGTGTCCCTACATCTGCAGCGCTGCAAGATcgtggaggtggagggaggggctTTCAGTGGAATGAAGGGACTGATCTACCTGTACCTGTCGGAGAATGACCTCACTTCCCTCAGCCCTGATGCATTTAAAG GTCTCCCTCAGCTGACTTACCTCCACCTGGAGAAGAACCGCTTCACCAGTTTCCCCAAAGAAGCCTTCAAATTGGTGCCCAGCCTGCTGGCACTTCACTTGGAGGACAACGCCATCACCAAGTTGGAGCTGGACACCTTAACTGGAGCTGAGGGCCTCAGAGCCCTCTACCTCACTGGGAACTCCATCTCTCATGTGTCACCCAGGGCTCTGGACCAAGCCAGAGACCTTGACACACTCCACCTGGGAGGAAACAAGCTGAATGAGGTGCCTACTGAGGCCCTGAGCAAGGCGGGAAACCTCAGAGACCTGAGGCTGTCAGGGAATTCAATTCGCTGGGTGGGGCCAAATGCTTTTCGACCCCTGGAGAggtcactgaaggagctgtaTCTGGATAACATGGGACTGGAGAAG ATGTCACAAAACTCCCTGGCAGGTCTGGGTCCAGGGTTGAGGAGTCTCTTCCTGGAGGGCAACCAGCTAGAGGAGCTGCCTGACCTCCACCTTCTCACTTCACTGGAGGTCATCAACCTGGCTGACAACCCTCTGATGTGTGACTGCCCTCTGCTGCCACTACGCTT ATGGATTGAGAAAGTCAACTTGAAGGTACGAGCCACCTGTGGCAATCCCCCTGAGCTGAAGGGCCGCAAAGTCAAGGACGTCCATGTCTTCAGGGTCTGTCCTGGGGGTGAGAACCTCCCCCCTGCCCCTGCCACTACTCCAAAGCCTGCCAAGGCACCCAAGGCAACCAAACCCAAACCAATGCACATCAACAGCCTTCGGCAAGTCAAAATGCCCAGAGCTAAATCCAAAATTCGCAAAAGCCCcaacacaaaagcagcagcagcaaagaaaacCACCAAGAGACGCAGCATGGCCTGA